In Candidatus Methylarchaceae archaeon HK02M2, the genomic window TATCAAATAGAGAAGTACTTGAGCCCAGCTTTATATCCAAATGAGAAGAGAATGATCTCTAGAATTTTGATCCCTGCAACTATACTTTTTTCACTTGGCTGTATATTTTCCTACTTTCTTATTACTCCATTTACATTGGACTTCCTGTATGGTTATGCCTTACCTTTGGGCGCACAGACTTTTTTAACAATTGACGAATTTATCTCATTTGTGTTCCTATTTACTTTATCCTTCGGTCTTTCCTTTCAGCTACCTATAATAATGATTGTATTGACATCTATAGGTTTGATCGAGCCAGAGTTCTGGAAAAAAAATTTTTCATATGCTGTAGTGGCTATTGTAATCTTTGGAGCCATTATTACGCCTGATGGGAGTGGAATAACTATGTGGTTTGTAGTCATTCCCATGATGTTTTTATATATTTTAGGCTATTTATTTGTTCATAGAAAAGTTAAAGTAGAGCCTTGAAGAAATTGAATTTATGCAAGGATTCAATGAAATTCTGATAATAGCTATAGTCGCAATTGTTCTCTTATTCGGAGCAAAGAAGGTCCCAGAAATGGCTAGGGCTTTCGGTAGAGCAAAAGGTGAGTTTGAGAGAGGTAAACAGGAGATCGATAAAGAACTTAAAGAAATTACAAAAACTCCAAGCAAAAAAGAAGAGACTGAAAGGGAAAAACTTATCAAAGCCGCCAATTCATTAGGAATTAATACTCAAGGTAAAACCGATGAACAACTACGTGAAGAAATTCAAGCAGCGATAAATAAAGAATAACTAAATAAGTTAGGATTTGAATTTATAGTACAAGCTTTATTTTAGGGTATTTAACATATTTATTTCTAATAGCGATAATATGTATCTACTCTGCTTGGAGTAAATCGACTTTCGGT contains:
- the tatC gene encoding twin-arginine translocase subunit TatC; the encoded protein is MSSDGMGILDHIEELRARFIKIIVSIAILSIFTFIFSIKEFSYGNFILYLPFPDIYDNISAQFIERMKADLLPNYVQLIVTNPTQAIFAQITTSLFLGIVLSMPVIVYQIEKYLSPALYPNEKRMISRILIPATILFSLGCIFSYFLITPFTLDFLYGYALPLGAQTFLTIDEFISFVFLFTLSFGLSFQLPIIMIVLTSIGLIEPEFWKKNFSYAVVAIVIFGAIITPDGSGITMWFVVIPMMFLYILGYLFVHRKVKVEP
- a CDS encoding twin-arginine translocase TatA/TatE family subunit; translation: MQGFNEILIIAIVAIVLLFGAKKVPEMARAFGRAKGEFERGKQEIDKELKEITKTPSKKEETEREKLIKAANSLGINTQGKTDEQLREEIQAAINKE